A region from the Lolium perenne isolate Kyuss_39 chromosome 4, Kyuss_2.0, whole genome shotgun sequence genome encodes:
- the LOC127346527 gene encoding CASP-like protein 2D1 — protein sequence MATNRYLVVINVITAAYSMVSILLPSFKSLARRLFSPPGSGSTYLLLTSCSAAAEVVYLAQEGDRAVSWGEVAALLCFVVLSLVSAFRVFSKFDAPGAASESKQADEQGK from the exons ATGGCCACCAACAG GTATTTGGTTGTCATCAACGTCATTACAGCTGCTTACTCTATGGTGTCCATCTTGCTGCCATCCTTCAAGTCCCTCGCTCGCCGCTTGTTTTCTCCTCCTGGATCAG GCTCTACGTACCTGCTGCTCACGTCGTGCTCTGCGGCGGCGGAGGTGGTGTACCTGGCACAGGAGGGCGACCGGGCGGTGTCGTGGGGCGAG GTCGCCGCGCTGCTGTGCTTCGTCGTGCTCTCCCTCGTCTCCGCCTTTAGGGTCTTCAGCAAGTTCGACGCCCCCGGCGCGGCCTCTGAATCCAAGCAGGCAGACGAGCAAGGCAAGTAG